One window of the Parasphingopyxis algicola genome contains the following:
- a CDS encoding DHA2 family efflux MFS transporter permease subunit — MASAASDKQAAPDGDALLPVRYKGLLTFAIMMAMMMQILDTTIANVALPHMQTSLGATIDTIAWVLTSYIVATAVAIPITGWLADRIGSRNLFLWAVAFFIVTSMLCGAATSLEQMVTFRIMQGIAAAFIGPISQTAMLDINPSHKHGQAMAIWSLGAVLGPILGPLIGGYITEYYNWRWVFYVNLPIGTLILVMLWFLLPSRPISRRGFDLFGFSMFALGLAALQLVLDRGQQLDWLDSTSIWIGIGCIIIGFWVFIVHMLTGKNTLLTPAIFTDRNLVGSLIFVAFVGVVVFAIIALIAPMLQGVLDYPVITAGYLLAPRGLGVIVAMGVAARLMNVMDARIILAVGWAITAWSCYMMTHWMIGMDSGPIITVGVIQGLGIGFIFVPLNVIAFATLPVSLRPEGAALMNLLRNVGASIGISITASNVARNLQISHADLGEHITPSTVPSLRLERLNLPAEQVAALLDNEINRQALMIGYINNFWLIMWGCIIAVPASMLLKKLPKTGTASVDEADPDREPQPAE, encoded by the coding sequence ATGGCTAGCGCCGCCTCCGATAAGCAAGCTGCGCCCGACGGCGACGCCCTTCTCCCGGTCCGTTACAAGGGGCTTCTGACCTTCGCCATCATGATGGCGATGATGATGCAGATCCTCGATACGACGATCGCCAATGTCGCTCTCCCGCACATGCAGACGAGCCTCGGCGCGACGATCGACACGATCGCCTGGGTTCTGACCAGCTATATCGTGGCGACGGCGGTGGCGATCCCGATCACCGGCTGGCTCGCCGACCGGATCGGATCGCGCAACCTGTTCCTCTGGGCGGTCGCCTTTTTCATCGTGACCTCGATGTTGTGCGGCGCGGCGACCAGCCTCGAACAGATGGTCACCTTCCGCATCATGCAGGGGATCGCAGCGGCCTTTATCGGCCCGATCTCGCAGACCGCGATGCTCGATATCAACCCGTCGCACAAGCATGGCCAGGCTATGGCGATCTGGAGCCTCGGCGCAGTGTTGGGGCCGATCCTGGGCCCGCTGATCGGCGGCTATATAACCGAATATTACAACTGGCGCTGGGTGTTCTACGTCAACCTGCCGATCGGCACGCTGATCCTCGTCATGCTCTGGTTCCTGTTGCCGAGCCGCCCGATCAGCCGGCGCGGCTTCGACCTGTTCGGTTTTTCGATGTTCGCGCTGGGCCTCGCGGCGCTCCAGCTCGTGCTCGATCGCGGCCAACAGCTCGATTGGCTCGACAGCACCTCGATCTGGATCGGCATCGGCTGCATCATCATCGGCTTCTGGGTGTTCATCGTCCATATGCTAACCGGTAAAAACACGCTGCTGACCCCAGCCATCTTCACCGACCGCAACCTGGTCGGCTCACTGATATTCGTCGCTTTTGTCGGCGTCGTGGTGTTCGCGATCATCGCGCTGATCGCGCCGATGCTGCAGGGCGTGCTCGACTATCCGGTGATCACCGCGGGTTACCTGCTGGCGCCGCGGGGACTCGGCGTGATCGTCGCCATGGGCGTCGCCGCGCGGCTGATGAACGTGATGGATGCGCGGATCATCCTCGCCGTCGGCTGGGCGATCACGGCCTGGTCCTGCTACATGATGACGCACTGGATGATCGGCATGGACTCCGGCCCGATCATCACCGTGGGCGTGATCCAGGGGCTCGGCATCGGCTTCATCTTCGTGCCGCTCAACGTCATCGCTTTCGCCACCCTGCCGGTCAGCCTGCGACCCGAGGGCGCGGCACTGATGAACCTGCTGCGCAATGTCGGCGCGTCGATCGGTATTTCGATCACCGCGAGCAATGTCGCGCGCAACCTGCAGATCAGCCATGCCGATCTCGGCGAGCATATCACCCCTTCAACGGTGCCATCTCTCCGCCTCGAACGGCTGAACCTTCCCGCAGAACAGGTCGCGGCCCTGCTCGATAACGAGATCAACCGCCAGGCGCTGATGATCGGCTATATCAACAATTTCTGGCTGATCATGTGGGGCTGCATCATCGCAGTCCCCGCCTCGATGCTGCTCAAGAAGCTGCCCAAGACCGGCACCGCTAGCGTAGACGAAGCGGACCCGGACCGCGAACCGCAACCGGCCGAATAG
- a CDS encoding aspartate-semialdehyde dehydrogenase: MGYRVAVVGATGNVGREMLACLAEREFPADEVAAVASPRSQGVEVEFGETGTMLKCRNIEHFDFSGWDIALFAAGSGPAKEYAPKAAEAGCTVIDNSSLFRMDPDVPLIVPEVNPEAIDGYLAKNIIANPNCSTAQMVVALKPLHDAATIKRVVVSTYQSVSGAGKDGMDELFNQSRDIFVGDQAEAKKFTKQIAFNVIPHIDAFLDDGSTKEEWKMVVETKKILDPKIKLSATCVRVPVFVGHSEAINIEFENELSAEEAQNILREAPGIMLVDKREDGGYVTPVECVGDGATFISRVREDPTVENGLVLWCVSDNLRKGAALNAVQVAELLGRRHLQKAA; encoded by the coding sequence ATGGGTTATCGGGTAGCGGTAGTCGGAGCGACGGGGAATGTCGGGCGCGAAATGCTCGCCTGCCTCGCCGAGCGCGAATTTCCGGCGGACGAGGTTGCGGCCGTCGCCTCGCCGCGGTCGCAGGGCGTCGAAGTCGAATTCGGCGAAACCGGCACGATGCTCAAATGCCGCAATATCGAGCATTTCGATTTTTCCGGCTGGGATATTGCGCTGTTCGCGGCGGGATCGGGCCCGGCGAAAGAATATGCGCCCAAGGCGGCCGAGGCCGGTTGCACGGTGATCGACAATAGCTCGCTTTTCCGAATGGACCCGGACGTCCCGCTGATCGTGCCCGAGGTGAATCCCGAGGCGATCGACGGTTATCTCGCGAAGAATATCATCGCCAACCCCAATTGCTCGACCGCCCAGATGGTCGTCGCTCTGAAGCCGCTGCATGACGCCGCGACGATCAAGCGCGTCGTGGTCTCGACCTATCAGTCGGTATCTGGCGCGGGCAAGGACGGCATGGACGAGCTCTTCAACCAGTCGCGCGACATCTTCGTCGGCGACCAGGCCGAAGCGAAGAAGTTCACCAAGCAGATCGCCTTCAACGTGATCCCGCATATCGACGCCTTCCTGGACGACGGTTCGACCAAGGAAGAATGGAAGATGGTCGTCGAGACGAAAAAGATCCTCGATCCGAAGATCAAGCTGAGCGCGACATGTGTCCGCGTACCGGTGTTCGTCGGGCATAGCGAGGCGATCAATATCGAGTTTGAAAACGAGTTGTCGGCCGAAGAGGCCCAGAATATCCTGCGCGAGGCGCCGGGCATCATGCTCGTCGATAAGCGCGAGGATGGCGGCTATGTGACGCCGGTCGAATGCGTCGGCGACGGCGCAACCTTCATCAGCCGTGTCCGCGAAGACCCGACAGTCGAGAACGGGCTGGTCCTCTGGTGCGTTTCGGACAATCTGCGCAAGGGCGCGGCGCTCAATGCCGTCCAGGTCGCCGAGCTGCTCGGCCGGCGGCATTTGCAAAAAGCGGCGTAG